GGGTTATCAGCGTGTCAGGCGTGCCTTCGGGTCCCTGCTTGGTGAACACGGTTATTCCATGTACCTTGCAAGCCGTTATATCGGCGGGCAGTATCACCATCGCGATCATCGTGGCGATGAGAATGGACGTTTACCCTTCGTGCCTGTTCCGGCGGCGAAACAACGCGAGGCACTTGAGTTCCTCAAAGAACATGCGCTCTCGGACAAAGCCTTCGATTTTCCTCCTGATTTACTCAACAGTCTCGCTGTCACACGTTGGAGCGACTGGGGCTCCGGGACCGGGGGGTCTACACGTTTGGATTATCCGGTGCATACTGTCATCCTACGCAATCAGACCCGCATTTTGGGACGCTTGCTCTATCCGAATGTGCTTGCCCGCGTTCAGGACACAGAGTTGAAGTTTCCTGAGGGTGAAGACGCGTTTACACTACCAGAACTCTTCTCAGGTATTACGGATGCGGTTTGGACAGAACTGGATCGGAATGTCGGAGAAAAGCAGTGGTCGAATACGGATGCATTCATCTCCAGTTTCCGGCGCGCGTTGCAACGTGAACACTTGAAGCAACTCATCAAATTGATACTGGATGCGGATAGTGGAACGCCTGAGGATGCAAGGTCGCTTGCTCGACATCATCTCGGACAAATCAATACTCGGATACAAGGCGTGCTTCAGAATGCCCAAGGGAGACTTGACGACTATAGCTTGGCACACCTCCAAGAATCGCAAGTCCGAGTCGCGAAGGCGTTGGATGCCAGTTTCCAAGTCCAGAAGCGTTAAGTGCTTGTACGTTTCGGTCAGGATTTTCATAAAACCCAACTACTTTCTGGCGGGGTTGATGAAGATTAAGAATTTAATTTGGTAATGTAGGGGCAGGCACAAGACCTGCCCCTACAATCATTTTCCTCAAGGATATTACCGAAATATTTATTTAAACTTCATCAAACCCCGCCAACCTCAGTAAGTTTTCGCTTGTCAGCTGCACCCAAAATCAGGAGAAAAAATAGTGCGACCTCTATTCACTTTTTGGATCTGTTTAACGCTAATATGTAGTTATTGCCTTTCGGTAGCTGCTCAGGAAGCAGCACAACCCGCAAAACCCGCAACACAGGAAACACCTAAAAAAACAAAAAAAGAGTTCCAAGATTTCGCAAAGGTAACTGAAGACAGCAAAAGCTACCAAGGCTTTTTCAAACTCTACCAGAAGAAAGAGAACCTCTATTGCGAGATACAACCCGCACAACTGAACCAGCCTTTTTTATTTTTGATTACGATTTCAGGCGGTATGGGGAACAACTTCCTCGCCGCAGGGGAGATCTGGGATCAGTGGCTGCTTGCTTGGCGACGTGTCGGCGACAATGTGCATCTCGTGCGAAAAAACACCCGTTTCCGCGCTGATAAAGGGACACCGACCGCACAAGCCGTTGCGTATGGTTATAGTGACTCTGTGCTATTTTCTCTCAAGATTGAAAGTATCCATGCACAACGGAAAAGCCTTTTGGTAAACATTTCACCCGTTTTCATCTCCGATCTACCCCCCTTGGCACGCTATATTGGTGGTGCTTTCGACAAAACGCGTAGCACTTGGGGAAAAATCAAGGCGTTCCCAAAGAATGTCGAGTTGAAAGTCAAAGCCGTCTACACATCAACACGCTACATAGAGGCTGTCCCCGATAGTCGTGGGATTCAGTTGACGCTGCATTACAGCCTCGCGAAACTCCCAGAAAACAACTATCGTCCTCGGTTGGCTGACGACCGGCTTGGGCACTTTATGACAGCGATCAAAGACTATTCACTTCAAACCAGTGATGCCCCCTTCACCCGCTATGTCCAGCGATGGCATCTGGAGAAGGCAGACAAAAAAGCGAAACTTTCACCGCCGAAAAAACCGATTATCTTTTACATCGAGAAAACGGTGCCACACCGCTACCGTCCCTACATCCGACAAGGGATTCTCGAATGGAACAAGGCGTTTGAAAAGGCAGGCTTTGTCGATGCAATTGAGGCACGCATTCAACAAGATTATGAAGATTGGGATCCCGAAGACGCACGCTATAATACGATCCGTTGGATTGTCGGTGCAACTTTTGGGTATGGTCCATCCCGCGTGAATCCACTCACAGGCGAGATCTTGGATGCCGATATCCTTTTGGGTGACGGTTGGATCAGATACTGGCAGCAAGATCACAGAACCTTCTTTGATAAACTGGCGTATGAACGCGATCATCCGATGGATCACACTTCACACTTTCGGTGTCAGATGTCATCCGGCTTGGCACATCAGATGAACCTCATGGCGAGTGTGTTGCAGGCGCGTGGTTTGACAGATGAAGGCGGTGAACCATCAGAAGTTTATGTCGGGGAAGCAATGAAATTATTGGTGATGCATGAAGTAGGACATACGTTAGGGTTACGTCACAACTTTAAAGCGAGTACAATACTCTCCCTTGAAGAACTGAACACGAAAAAAGACGAACCCCTCTACGGTTCCGTCATGGAATACGAAGCCGTGAATATCGCTCCCGAAGGCGAAAAGCAAGGACATTTCTTTTCACCGACAGTCGGTCCTTGGGATGACTGGGTGATCGAGTATGCCTATAAACCGATCGACGCAAGCAAACCTGAAGATGAATTGGAAGCGTTGGGTAAAATCGCTTCCCGTGTCGCAGCACCGGAACTCACTTACGGCACAGATGAAGATGTTTACGGCTATCAATACCGTAATCTGGATCCGCTGGTAAATCTTTGGGATCTGGGTGCCGACCCATTTGAGTTCGCCAAACAACGGCGCGAGATCATCGTTAAACTTTGGGAGAAAATTGCGGACAAGGTTATAAAAGAGGGGATGGGCTATCAACGTGTCCGGCGAGCCTTCGAGACCCTACTCTATGAACATGAGAGTGCGATGTATCTCGCAAGTCGCTATATCGGCGGGCAGTATCACCATCGCGATCACCGCGGCGATGAAAATGGACGTTTACCCTTCGTGCCAGTTCCGGCGGCGAAACAACGCGAAGCACTCCAATTCCTGAAAGAATACGCCCTTTCCGACAGTGCCTTCGATTTTCCACCCGATCTACTTAACAGCCTCGCTGTCACGCGTTGGAGCGATTGGGGATCAAGTAGCGGTGGTTCCACACGTTTGGACTACCCCGTGCATCAGGTCATCCTATGGAATCAAACCTTTATCTTGGAACGGCTGCTTTATCCGAATGTTCTCGCGCGGATTCAGGACACAGAATTGAAGTTTCCCAAAGGTGAAGATGTGTTCACACTGCCTGAACTCTTTTCAGGTATCACGGACGCGGTCTGGGTAGAACTCGATCGGAATGTCGGCGAAAAGCAGTGGTCGAATACCGATGCTTTCATTTCCAGTTTCCGGCGCGGGCTGCAGCGGGAACACCTCAAGCAGCTTATCAAACTGGTGTTGGATGCCGACAGTGGCACCCCCGAAGATGCGCGATCCCTCGCACGCCTACATCTCGAAGAAATCAACACGCAGATACAAGGTGTGCTTCAGAATGCCCAAGGGAGACTCGATGATTATAGTCTGGCGCACCTCAAAGAGTCGCAAGTTCGCGTCGCGAAGGCGTTGGATGCAAGTTTTCAAGTTCAGAAACGTTAGACCGAATTTACAACGTGAAAGTAAATAATGTAAAATAAGGAGAAAATTCAATGCAACGCCAATTGACTTTTTGGCTCTGTTTAATTCTAATCAGCAGTTGTTACCTGCCGATATTCGCACAACAAGCAGCACAACCCGCAACACAAGAAGCACCCACGAAACCAAAAAAAGAGTTCCCAGACTTCTCGAAAGTTATCGAGGATAGCAAAAGCTACCAAGGTTTTTTCAAACTATACCAGAAAAAAGAGAATCTTTATTGTGAGATACAACCCGCACAATTGAACCAACCCTTTCTATGCATGATTAGTCTTGCGCGCGGCTTAGGGAGAGGATCCCTTATCTCTGGGATGACGATGGATGAGTGGCTGCTGGTCTGGCGACGCGTTGGCGACAACGTGCATCTCATGCGAAAAAATGTGCGTTTCCGCGCTGATAAAGGGACACCGACCGCACAGGCGGTTGACTACGGTTATAGTGACTCTGTGCTGTTCTCTCTTAAGATTGAAAGTATCCATCCACAACGGAAAAGCCTTTTGGTAAATATCTCACCTGTTTTTGTATCCGATCTACCGCCTTTGGCACGTAGGATCGCCCCAGATGCGCGCTTCGACAGAACGCGCAGCACTTGGGGAAAAATCAAGACATTCCCAAAGAATGTGGAGTTGAAAGTTAACGCGGCGTACACCTCGTCAAGTTATATAGAAACTGTGCCCGACAGTCGTGGGATTCAATTGACGCTGCACTATAGCCTCGCGAAACTTCCATCGAACAACTACCGTCCTCGGTTGGCTGACGACCGGCTTGGACACTTTATGACAACAATCAAAGATTACTCGCTTCAAACCAGCGATGCGCCGTATATCCGTTACGTCAATCGATGGCATCTGGAGAAAGCAGACAAAAAGGCGAAACTCTCACCTCCGATGGATCCGATCATTTTCTACATTGAGAAAACGGTGCCGCACCGGTTTCGTCCGTACATTCGCCAAGGGATCCTGGAATGGAACAAGGCATTTGAAAAGGCAGGCTTTGTCGATGCAATTGAGGCACGTATTCAACAAGATTACGAGGATTGGGACCCCGAAGATGCCCGCTATAACACGATCCGCTGGGTTGTTGACGCAGGCTTCGCGATTGGTCCGTCCCGCGTGAACCCGTTGACAGGACAGATATTGGATGCCGATATTCTTATCAGCGACGTTTTTATCAGAAGTTGGCAGCGACAGTATAAAACATACTTTGATGAGTTAGCACACGAGCGCGATCATCCGATGGATCACACCTCACACTTTCAGTGTCAACTGGCATCTGGATTGACACGTCAGATGGGGTTCATGGCGAGCGTCTTGCAGGCACGCGGTCTGACGGGCGAAGACGGTGAATTACCAGAAAAATTTATCGGCGAGGCACTGAAAACACTGACGATGCATGAGGTCGGTCACACATTGGGATTACGTCACAATTTTAAATCGAGTACGATATACTCTCTTGACGATCTGAACGACAAAACAGACGAGGCAACCGTCGGTTCCGTCATGGATTACTGGGGCGTGAATGTTGCTCCCGAAGGTAAAGAACAGGGACATTACTATACGCCGACGGTTGGTCCTTGGGATTATTGGGTCGTCGAGT
This is a stretch of genomic DNA from Candidatus Poribacteria bacterium. It encodes these proteins:
- a CDS encoding zinc-dependent metalloprotease yields the protein MRPLFTFWICLTLICSYCLSVAAQEAAQPAKPATQETPKKTKKEFQDFAKVTEDSKSYQGFFKLYQKKENLYCEIQPAQLNQPFLFLITISGGMGNNFLAAGEIWDQWLLAWRRVGDNVHLVRKNTRFRADKGTPTAQAVAYGYSDSVLFSLKIESIHAQRKSLLVNISPVFISDLPPLARYIGGAFDKTRSTWGKIKAFPKNVELKVKAVYTSTRYIEAVPDSRGIQLTLHYSLAKLPENNYRPRLADDRLGHFMTAIKDYSLQTSDAPFTRYVQRWHLEKADKKAKLSPPKKPIIFYIEKTVPHRYRPYIRQGILEWNKAFEKAGFVDAIEARIQQDYEDWDPEDARYNTIRWIVGATFGYGPSRVNPLTGEILDADILLGDGWIRYWQQDHRTFFDKLAYERDHPMDHTSHFRCQMSSGLAHQMNLMASVLQARGLTDEGGEPSEVYVGEAMKLLVMHEVGHTLGLRHNFKASTILSLEELNTKKDEPLYGSVMEYEAVNIAPEGEKQGHFFSPTVGPWDDWVIEYAYKPIDASKPEDELEALGKIASRVAAPELTYGTDEDVYGYQYRNLDPLVNLWDLGADPFEFAKQRREIIVKLWEKIADKVIKEGMGYQRVRRAFETLLYEHESAMYLASRYIGGQYHHRDHRGDENGRLPFVPVPAAKQREALQFLKEYALSDSAFDFPPDLLNSLAVTRWSDWGSSSGGSTRLDYPVHQVILWNQTFILERLLYPNVLARIQDTELKFPKGEDVFTLPELFSGITDAVWVELDRNVGEKQWSNTDAFISSFRRGLQREHLKQLIKLVLDADSGTPEDARSLARLHLEEINTQIQGVLQNAQGRLDDYSLAHLKESQVRVAKALDASFQVQKR
- a CDS encoding zinc-dependent metalloprotease, whose translation is MQRQLTFWLCLILISSCYLPIFAQQAAQPATQEAPTKPKKEFPDFSKVIEDSKSYQGFFKLYQKKENLYCEIQPAQLNQPFLCMISLARGLGRGSLISGMTMDEWLLVWRRVGDNVHLMRKNVRFRADKGTPTAQAVDYGYSDSVLFSLKIESIHPQRKSLLVNISPVFVSDLPPLARRIAPDARFDRTRSTWGKIKTFPKNVELKVNAAYTSSSYIETVPDSRGIQLTLHYSLAKLPSNNYRPRLADDRLGHFMTTIKDYSLQTSDAPYIRYVNRWHLEKADKKAKLSPPMDPIIFYIEKTVPHRFRPYIRQGILEWNKAFEKAGFVDAIEARIQQDYEDWDPEDARYNTIRWVVDAGFAIGPSRVNPLTGQILDADILISDVFIRSWQRQYKTYFDELAHERDHPMDHTSHFQCQLASGLTRQMGFMASVLQARGLTGEDGELPEKFIGEALKTLTMHEVGHTLGLRHNFKSSTIYSLDDLNDKTDEATVGSVMDYWGVNVAPEGKEQGHYYTPTVGPWDYWVVEYAYKPIAASNPEGELEALGKIASRVATPELTYGTDGDVYSYQYRNLDPLVNVWDLGADPLEFAKQRREIVVNLWDKIADKVTKEGMGYQRVRQAFGRLLGEHANAMYFASRYIGGQYHHRDHRGDENGRLPFVPVLAAKQREALQFLKEHALSDKAFDFSADLLNSLAVTRWSDWGSSSGSSTRLDYPVHQIILNNQTFILGRLLYPNVLARIQDTELKFPKGEDVFTLPELFSGITDAVWVELDRNVGEKQWSNTDAFISSFRRGLQREHLKQLIKLVLEADSGTPEDARSLARLHLEEINTQIQGVLQNAQGRLDDYSLAHLEESQVRVAKALDASFQVQKR